A genomic stretch from Mya arenaria isolate MELC-2E11 chromosome 10, ASM2691426v1 includes:
- the LOC128206608 gene encoding uncharacterized protein LOC128206608 isoform X1: MAELTVSTPKKHHLQDRCVLCGMVFCNVEITPSGRKIKTSVNMNKKLKITKQTVDDLHLVIDMDLTSTDATGICIKCNRLVKGVVEKLQIIKQTLNESIGYSRKLTVKRLLWSPSSSSTTQQPMKKVFSPKVQLWPKTKLKSASELQTMIISPYGKSGNVLQEPSGNTCTQLSTGDNAVRQMATTTEALLQFHRPILPAISEQPNIPNVITETSDKQTKARKSLFSPVSGQATDKKGPKVESFQDFKVHPVSQKEITIGDNSIL; this comes from the exons ATGGCAGAGTTGACAGTTTCCACGCCGAAGAAACATCATTTGCAAGATCGATGTGTTTTGTGTGGGAtggtgttttgtaatgttgaAATAACGCCTTCTGgcagaaaaataaaaacgagcgtgaacatgaacaaaaaattgaaaataacgaAACAAACAGTTGATGATCTGCATTTAGTTATTGATATGGACCTGACCTCAACAGATGCTACTGGGATTTGCATTAAGTGCAATCGACTGGTGAAAGGGGTAGTtgaaaaattgcaaattattaaaCAGACCCTCAACGAATCCATTGGTTATAGTCGTAAATTAACTGTGAAACGTCTGCTGTGGTCCCCTTCAAGTTCCAGTACAACACAACAACCTATGAAAAAAGTATTCAGTCCTAAAGTGCAACTGTGGcctaaaacaaaattgaagagTGCATCGGAGTTACAG ACCATGATTATCAGTCCATATGGAAAATCAGGCAATGTTCTGCAAGAGCCGTCGGGCAACACATGTACACAGCTTTCAACTGGTGATAATGCAG TAAGGCAGATGGCAACAACAACTGAGGCATTGCTGCAGTTTCACAGACCTATATTGCCAGCCATTTCAGAACAACCAAACATCCCAAATGTTATTACAG AAACATCCGACAAGCAAACGAAAGCAAGAAAGTCGCTGTTCTCCCCTGTCTCTGGACAAGCAACTGATAAAAAAGGACCCAAAGTAGAG AGTTTCCAGGATTTTAAAGTTCACCCTGTATCACAGAAAGAAATAACCATTGGTG aTAACAGTATACTATGA
- the LOC128206608 gene encoding uncharacterized protein LOC128206608 isoform X2, which produces MILKPLDHCNPLSNKTMIISPYGKSGNVLQEPSGNTCTQLSTGDNAVRQMATTTEALLQFHRPILPAISEQPNIPNVITETSDKQTKARKSLFSPVSGQATDKKGPKVESFQDFKVHPVSQKEITIGDNSIL; this is translated from the exons ATGATTTTGAAACCTCTGGACCACTGCAACCCCCTTTCCAACAAG ACCATGATTATCAGTCCATATGGAAAATCAGGCAATGTTCTGCAAGAGCCGTCGGGCAACACATGTACACAGCTTTCAACTGGTGATAATGCAG TAAGGCAGATGGCAACAACAACTGAGGCATTGCTGCAGTTTCACAGACCTATATTGCCAGCCATTTCAGAACAACCAAACATCCCAAATGTTATTACAG AAACATCCGACAAGCAAACGAAAGCAAGAAAGTCGCTGTTCTCCCCTGTCTCTGGACAAGCAACTGATAAAAAAGGACCCAAAGTAGAG AGTTTCCAGGATTTTAAAGTTCACCCTGTATCACAGAAAGAAATAACCATTGGTG aTAACAGTATACTATGA
- the LOC128206607 gene encoding uncharacterized protein LOC128206607, giving the protein MCKVIFYQKNVEKGLMEILETTSKDQFAAYAAKIVKNECETICKRHSDFALTDKTYEGIMEFSWDHLYQDLLLGAPNTLRIVSSMVTSSIPMPVPSKEFHHALFAIGIILHGRNREATTLQYLNGMVLLHGGCTHQDMKRLAKLGVCVFPETVRNKLQSWQSNLDEKLLEVKEKWCKGDSMTYQLVGDNWDKNIVPSYRTSKNSTQSIHLFNVIGVIDRIVIKKEEGTPVRTVDSMTAVDFIPSEGDIDSLQKELTFLVARSVIQNIKQMEDLFGKIYPGHLEHIHSNEAGMKTSQYSLGLFDCDEKKTADVIRLLQNLTEKYVPKKDGEIVEEVFFGGDRLTDEKIQVAQQAMRNADSGLERLEGFISKIEDFHRLMNFLEV; this is encoded by the exons atgtgtaaagtCATATTCTaccaaaaaaatgttgaaaagggACTTATGGAGATTTTAGAAACAACCAGCAAAGATCAATTTGCTGCTTATGCTGCAAAGATAGTAAAGAATGAATGTGAAACTATTTGTAAACGGCACTCGGACTTCgcattgactgataaaactTATGAAGGGATAATGGAATTCTCCTGGGACCACTTATACCAAGACCTATTACTTGGAGCTCCAAACACTTTACGCATTGTGTCATCCATGGTAACCAGTAGCATCCCAATGCCAGTACCAAGCAAGGAATTTCACCATGCCCTTTTTGCAATAG gTATAATATTACATGGACGAAACAGGGAAGCAACTACATTGCAGTATCTGAATGGAATGGTACTTCTTCATGGAGGGTGTACACATCAG GACATGAAACGCTTGGCTAAGTTAGGTGTATGTGTCTTTCCTGAGACAGTCAGAAATAAACTGCAGTCCTGGCAAAGTAATCTTGATGAAAAACTGTTAGAAGTGAAGGAAAAATGGTGCAAGGGTGACAGTATGACATATCAACTTGTTGGCGATAACTGGGATAAAAATATAGTACCCTCTTACAGGACTTCTAAAAATTCAACACAGTCAATACATCTTTTTAACGTTATTG GCGTCATTGACCGGATTGTAATAAAGAAGGAAGAAGGCACTCCTGTTAGGACAGTGGACAGCATGACAGCCGTTGACTTTATACCATCTGAAGGGGACATTGACAGTCTACAAAAAGAACTAACGTTCCTTGTGGCCAGATCTGTTatccaaaatattaaacaaatggaaGATTTGTTTGGGAAAATTTACCCTGGCCATCTGGAGCATATCCACAGTAATGAAGCTGGAATGAAAACTTCGCAG tatTCTCTTGGTCTTTTTGATTGTGATGAAAAGAAAACAGCAGATGTCATAAGGTTGTTGCAAAACTTGACAGAGAAATACGTTCCCAAGAAGGATGGGGAGATTGTTGAAGAAGTTTTTTTTGGAg gagaCAGACTGACTGATGAAAAAATTCAGGTTGCTCAGCAAGCAATGAGAAATGCTGACAGTGGCTTAGAGAGGTTAGAAGGCTTCATTTCAAAGATAGAGGATTTTCATCGCTTAATGAATTTTCTGGAGGTATAG
- the LOC128204139 gene encoding uncharacterized protein LOC128204139 isoform X2, producing MKRLAKLGVCVFPETVRNKLQSWQSNLDEKLLEVKEKWCKGDSMTYQLVGDNWDKNIVPSYRTSKNSTQSIHLFNVIGVIDRIVIKKEEGTPVRTVDSMTAVDFIPSEGDIDSLQKELTFLVARSVIQNIKQMEDLFGKIYPGHLEHIHSNEAGMKTSQYSLGLFDCDEKKTADVIRLLQNLTEKYVPKKDGEIVEEVFFGGDRLTDEKIQVAQQAMRNADSGLERQSTGCHTIHSLPEIGELYIITETY from the exons ATGAAACGCTTGGCTAAGTTAGGTGTATGTGTCTTTCCTGAGACAGTCAGAAATAAACTGCAGTCCTGGCAAAGTAATCTTGATGAAAAACTGTTAGAAGTGAAGGAAAAATGGTGCAAGGGTGACAGTATGACATATCAACTTGTTGGCGATAACTGGGATAAAAATATAGTACCCTCTTACAGGACTTCTAAAAATTCAACACAGTCAATACATCTTTTTAACGTTATTG GCGTCATTGACCGGATTGTAATAAAGAAGGAAGAAGGCACTCCTGTTAGGACAGTGGACAGCATGACAGCCGTTGACTTTATACCATCTGAAGGGGACATTGACAGTCTACAAAAAGAACTAACGTTCCTTGTGGCCAGATCTGTTatccaaaatattaaacaaatggaaGATTTGTTTGGGAAAATTTACCCTGGCCATCTGGAGCATATCCACAGTAATGAAGCTGGAATGAAAACTTCGCAG tatTCTCTTGGTCTTTTTGATTGTGATGAAAAGAAAACAGCAGATGTCATAAGGTTGTTGCAAAACTTGACAGAGAAATACGTTCCCAAGAAGGATGGGGAGATTGTTGAAGAAGTTTTTTTTGGAg gagaCAGACTGACTGATGAAAAAATTCAGGTTGCTCAGCAAGCAATGAGAAATGCTGACAGTGGCTTAGAGAG GCAATCCACAGGCTGTCATACAATACACAGTCTTCCAGAGATAGGGGAACTGTACATTATTACAGAAACTTACTGA
- the LOC128204139 gene encoding uncharacterized protein LOC128204139 isoform X1 encodes MKRLAKLGVCVFPETVRNKLQSWQSNLDEKLLEVKEKWCKGDSMTYQLVGDNWDKNIVPSYRTSKNSTQSIHLFNVIGVIDRIVIKKEEGTPVRTVDSMTAVDFIPSEGDIDSLQKELTFLVARSVIQNIKQMEDLFGKIYPGHLEHIHSNEAGMKTSQYSLGLFDCDEKKTADVIRLLQNLTEKYVPKKDGEIVEEVFFGGDRLTDEKIQVAQQAMRNADSGLERLEGFISKIEDFHRLMNFLENCRMCSQILITRKITGLILLKMTISSATSVIQGINM; translated from the exons ATGAAACGCTTGGCTAAGTTAGGTGTATGTGTCTTTCCTGAGACAGTCAGAAATAAACTGCAGTCCTGGCAAAGTAATCTTGATGAAAAACTGTTAGAAGTGAAGGAAAAATGGTGCAAGGGTGACAGTATGACATATCAACTTGTTGGCGATAACTGGGATAAAAATATAGTACCCTCTTACAGGACTTCTAAAAATTCAACACAGTCAATACATCTTTTTAACGTTATTG GCGTCATTGACCGGATTGTAATAAAGAAGGAAGAAGGCACTCCTGTTAGGACAGTGGACAGCATGACAGCCGTTGACTTTATACCATCTGAAGGGGACATTGACAGTCTACAAAAAGAACTAACGTTCCTTGTGGCCAGATCTGTTatccaaaatattaaacaaatggaaGATTTGTTTGGGAAAATTTACCCTGGCCATCTGGAGCATATCCACAGTAATGAAGCTGGAATGAAAACTTCGCAG tatTCTCTTGGTCTTTTTGATTGTGATGAAAAGAAAACAGCAGATGTCATAAGGTTGTTGCAAAACTTGACAGAGAAATACGTTCCCAAGAAGGATGGGGAGATTGTTGAAGAAGTTTTTTTTGGAg gagaCAGACTGACTGATGAAAAAATTCAGGTTGCTCAGCAAGCAATGAGAAATGCTGACAGTGGCTTAGAGAGGTTAGAAGGCTTCATTTCAAAGATAGAGGATTTTCATCGCTTAATGAATTTTCTGGAG AATTGCAGAATGTGCTCGCAGATCCTGATCACGAGGAAAATTACTGGGTTAATTctattgaaaatgacaatttcaaGTGCCACTTCTGTAATTCAAGGTATAAATATGTAA
- the LOC128204140 gene encoding uncharacterized protein LOC128204140 encodes MAIPMAIRKVVGEMEFITALKHNQMEILMEILNGNDCFAILPTGYGKSLPYQMFLPVKRALNPENHDTVLVCCPLISLMEDQVRRVQQFGVTAALRGTDQDANEAIDDGTISVIFASPEALAEEWVRQIKDVSLIVVDECHTISMWGGLDVDEEKAFRKYFRYIGTLRSIFPDATVLALSATCTLKMKTQIMSNLNLSGKARVIETSPNRANIKYVVKRTPIAIEETFFWLIDKLCELKKDFPRILIYCNSIKDVCQLFNYVVTETNLMDQNVVEMYHSETPQEKKEHIVQNLGLDSQMKVVIATTALGLGVDVKNCHGVILFGPPKDVVDLLQESGRCGRNDEPSVCVIFCNRYQLNHISKEVKEVIGSVECRRRCLLKNFTSEEVVSDPAHMCCDLCVSHCNCGSCTPHPIEVLVGTFSAKAEDALVSSDSDTISYEYESDVSFDGGFE; translated from the exons ATGGCGATACCCATGGCTATCCGGAAAGTTGTTGGTGAAATGGAATTTATAACGGccttaaaacacaatcaaatggAAATTCTAATGGAAATACTGAACGGAAATGATTGTTTTGCAATACTGCCAACTGGGTATGGTAAATCATTGCCGTACCAAATGTTCTTACCAGTAAAAAGAGCTCTTAATCCTGAAAATCATGACACGGTGTTGGTATGCTGTCCCCTCATCTCCCTTATGGAAGACCAAGTCAGACGAGTGCAGCAGTTTGGAGTAACAGCTGCCTTGAGAG GCACAGACCAAGACGCCAATGAGGCAATTGACGATGGGACGATCAGTGTGATATTTGCTTCACCAGAGGCACTTGCAGAAGAGTGGGTCAGGCAAATTAAAGATGTATCATTGATAGTTGTTGACGAGTGTCACACAATTTCAATGTG gggTGGTCTAGATGTTGACGAGGAGAAGGCCTTTCGGAAGTATTTCCGCTATATTGGAACATTACGCTCAATATTTCCAGACGCAACAGTGTTAGCCCTGAGTGCTACTTGtactttgaaaatgaaaacgcAGATAATGAGCAATTTGAATCTTAGTGGAAAGGCCCGAGTTATTGAAACCTCTCCAAACAGAGCcaatatcaaatatgttgtaAAAAGAACACCAATTGCCATTGAGGAAACCTTTTTTTGGTTAATAGATAAATTGTGTGAATTGAAAAAAGACTTCCCAAGGATTTTGATATACTGTAATTCCATCAAAGATGTATGCCAACTTTTTAACTATGTTGTTACTGAAACAAATTTAATGGATCAAAATGTGGTTGAAATGTACCATTCTGAAACGccgcaagaaaaaaaagaacacattGTGCAAAATTTAGGGCTTGACTCCCAAATGAAAGTAGTTATTGCAACAACAGCTTTAGGCTTGGGTGTTGATGTCAAGAACTGCCATGGGGTGATTTTATTTGGACCACCAAAAGATGTTGTTGATCTGTTACAGGAAAGTGGACGATGTGGTCGTAATGATGAGCCCTCAGtctgtgttattttttgtaatcggtatcaattaaatcatatttcaaaagaagTGAAGGAAGTAATAGGTTCTGTGGAATGTAGGAGGAGGTGTTTGTTGAAAAACTTTACCAGTGAAGAGGTTGTCTCAGACCCAGCACATATGTGCTGTGATCTCTGCGTTTCTCACTGCAACTGTGGTTCCTGTACACCCCATCCCATAGAAGTTTTAGTAGGTACTTTTTCCGCTAAAGCAGAAGATGCATTGGTCAGTAGTGACAGTGATACTATTTCCTACGAATATGAATCTGATGTCAGTTTCGATGGTggctttgaatga
- the LOC128204141 gene encoding interferon alpha-inducible protein 27-like protein 2, whose product MDPRVLFFAGLLLTGCVPSCYARCSDDDSWFSLTNLVIGGVAGIGAVVVAPVVLGAAGFGAAGVAAGSLAAAVQGSAVVSGSAFALAQSAGAAGLGVGAKAALFMGGAAAGSVASKKNDL is encoded by the exons ATGGATCCGAGGGTTTTATTCTTTGCTGGACTTTTATTAACAGGTTGTGTGCCTTCCTGTTATGCTCGATGCTCCGACG ATGACTCTTGGTTCAGCCTGACGAATCTTGTCATTGGCGGCGTTGCTGGGATAGGTGCCGTTGTTGTGGCACCCGTTGTGCTAGGGGCAGCTGGATTTGGAGCCGCTGGTGTTGCGGCCGGATCGTTGGCGGCTGCCGTTCAG GGATCAGCAGTTGTTTCCGGGAGTGCATTTGCGCTTGCGCAGAGTGCAGGTGCGGCTGGTCTGGGAGTCGGGGCTAAGGCCGCATTGTTTATGGGAGGGGCGGCGGCCGGGTCGGTGGCCAGCAAGAAGAAcgatttataa